One segment of Fructilactobacillus hinvesii DNA contains the following:
- a CDS encoding type I restriction-modification system subunit M yields the protein MALSAKKEALVWKTLNETRGKIEPSEYKNYIFGIMFYKYLSDKAQNWVQSISQGTSWAEIWQQDQQQAEAYMQDNLGYVIQPGDLFSDWQEAINTDKFNVMMMSDALARFNQGIAPKAKTAFAGIFADMDLTSTRLGNNTQARTATITDMINLMSEIELDEDSDVLGDLYEYLIGMFAANSGAKAGEFYTPHQVSEIMAQILTSGREDVENYSLYDPAMGSGSLLLTTANYMHNAGKQGAIKYYGQELITTTYNLARMNLMMHGVEYNDIHLRNADTLNSDWPDGVVDGVDAPRMFDAVMANPPYSLRWDNQDRENDPRFKMGVAPKSKADYAFLLHCLYHLKQDGRMAIVLPHGVLFRGAAEGKIRKNLLNNHNISAVIGLPEKIFTNTGIPTVILILEKNRENDDVLFIDASKGFEKAKNSNKLRKQDIDKIVKTYLNRENVDKYAHVASMDEIVENDYNLNIPRYVDTFEEEPPVDVQKLVDDMHELDQQEEELTSEIKTMMDDLVGTTPEAQKTLELLKKVLK from the coding sequence ATGGCATTAAGCGCAAAAAAAGAAGCCCTCGTGTGGAAAACCTTAAACGAAACACGAGGAAAAATTGAACCATCCGAATACAAAAACTACATCTTCGGAATCATGTTCTATAAATACCTCTCAGATAAAGCACAAAACTGGGTCCAATCCATTTCCCAAGGAACCAGTTGGGCTGAAATTTGGCAACAAGATCAACAGCAAGCTGAAGCTTACATGCAGGATAACTTAGGTTACGTAATTCAACCCGGGGATCTATTTTCAGACTGGCAGGAAGCCATCAACACAGATAAATTTAACGTGATGATGATGTCTGATGCACTAGCCCGATTTAACCAAGGAATTGCTCCTAAGGCCAAGACGGCCTTTGCCGGAATATTTGCCGATATGGATTTAACCTCCACCCGCCTTGGAAATAACACGCAGGCTCGGACAGCTACGATTACCGACATGATTAACTTAATGAGTGAAATTGAGTTAGACGAAGATTCTGATGTGCTTGGTGATTTATATGAATATTTAATCGGAATGTTTGCAGCAAATTCTGGTGCTAAAGCCGGTGAATTCTACACGCCCCACCAAGTATCTGAAATCATGGCCCAAATTTTAACCTCGGGACGTGAAGACGTTGAAAATTACAGCCTGTACGACCCAGCAATGGGTTCTGGTTCCTTGCTTTTAACAACTGCAAACTACATGCACAATGCTGGAAAACAAGGTGCCATTAAATACTACGGTCAAGAATTAATCACCACAACCTACAACTTGGCACGAATGAACTTGATGATGCATGGAGTGGAATACAACGATATTCACCTGCGCAATGCTGATACTTTAAATAGTGATTGGCCGGATGGTGTGGTCGATGGTGTTGATGCTCCCCGAATGTTTGACGCTGTAATGGCTAATCCACCCTACTCACTGCGATGGGATAACCAAGATCGAGAAAATGATCCCCGGTTTAAAATGGGCGTGGCACCCAAATCAAAAGCTGATTATGCTTTCCTTCTGCATTGTCTGTACCACTTGAAGCAAGACGGACGGATGGCAATTGTGTTACCACACGGAGTCCTCTTCCGGGGTGCTGCTGAAGGAAAAATACGAAAAAACCTGTTAAATAATCACAATATTTCAGCAGTAATTGGCTTACCAGAAAAAATCTTTACCAATACGGGGATTCCAACCGTCATTTTAATTCTTGAGAAAAATCGGGAAAATGATGACGTACTTTTTATTGATGCATCTAAGGGATTTGAAAAGGCCAAGAACAGTAATAAGCTACGCAAACAAGATATTGATAAGATTGTCAAAACCTATTTAAATCGTGAAAATGTCGATAAGTATGCCCACGTGGCTTCGATGGACGAAATTGTAGAAAATGACTACAACCTCAACATCCCCCGTTACGTAGATACCTTTGAAGAAGAACCGCCGGTTGATGTGCAAAAGCTAGTTGATGATATGCACGAACTAGATCAACAAGAAGAAGAACTAACTAGTGAAATCAAAACAATGATGGATGACCTAGTTGGCACCACTCCAGAA
- the map gene encoding type I methionyl aminopeptidase produces the protein MITLKSEREIEKMAESGAVLAGVHKGLQKLIKPGLDTWEIEEFANKYITDHGAIPSEKGFDGYKFGTCISINDEVAHGIPRKGLKLKSGDIVKVDMCVNKDGFESDSCWTYAVGKISPEAQKLMEVTKASLYKGIQQAQVGNRLGDIGYAIQHYVEDENHMGDVRELIGHGIQPTIHEEPAVPAYGEKGRGLRLRPGMTITIEPMVTLGTWKIKDRFDAKDDWTYYVTEDGSLSAQYEHTLAITEDGPKILTSQDPEEDAWYLKD, from the coding sequence TTGATTACCTTAAAATCAGAGCGTGAAATTGAAAAAATGGCTGAATCAGGCGCCGTCCTAGCGGGCGTCCACAAAGGGCTTCAGAAACTGATTAAACCCGGCCTAGACACCTGGGAAATCGAAGAATTCGCTAACAAGTACATCACTGACCACGGGGCGATTCCTTCCGAAAAAGGATTTGATGGCTACAAGTTTGGGACCTGTATCTCAATTAACGACGAAGTGGCCCACGGGATCCCCCGCAAGGGCTTGAAGTTAAAGTCCGGTGACATCGTCAAGGTCGACATGTGCGTCAACAAGGACGGCTTTGAAAGTGACTCCTGCTGGACCTATGCGGTCGGTAAGATCAGTCCCGAAGCCCAAAAACTAATGGAAGTCACCAAGGCATCGCTTTACAAGGGAATTCAACAAGCCCAGGTTGGCAACCGACTCGGTGACATTGGTTACGCCATCCAACACTACGTAGAAGACGAAAACCACATGGGCGACGTTCGGGAACTAATTGGACACGGAATCCAGCCCACAATTCACGAAGAACCAGCCGTTCCCGCTTACGGAGAAAAAGGCCGTGGCTTACGGCTCCGCCCCGGCATGACGATTACCATCGAACCGATGGTGACACTCGGAACTTGGAAGATTAAGGACCGTTTTGATGCCAAGGACGACTGGACCTACTACGTCACAGAAGATGGATCCCTCTCCGCGCAATACGAACACACCTTGGCCATCACGGAAGACGGACCAAAGATCCTGACGTCGCAGGATCCGGAGGAAGATGCATGGTATTTGAAAGATTAA
- a CDS encoding alpha/beta hydrolase, which translates to MKKKLFNKWDLVVLIIGVSAAVLGFFYMNYNNQNSGGKLHKPMQSPIIFVSDQNRTSAAAQHLVTTASRSGGSVAMHIDVLTDGEIQYQKNGNVKAKQPIIEVNFSDRSKTTREQAKALNSILRHLNRKYQYEQYDAIGFGSGSLAVFTNATHYGFERNRMRLKHFVSVAGPYQGVKLNVPPVKPGQPAPVNNQAPANRQNGNRPNQQRMNNSQRPDPNNQELMREQILDRQQAINDRYPTYVELKKESKKLDPNTQVLNIYGAVDKQSNSDGLVPASSAAALKNLVPSQNYESLRLTGPMADHAQIIDNQVSERIINRFLFND; encoded by the coding sequence TTGAAAAAAAAGCTATTTAATAAATGGGACCTAGTGGTCTTAATTATTGGAGTTTCGGCGGCGGTGTTGGGGTTCTTTTATATGAACTATAACAACCAAAATTCCGGTGGTAAGCTGCATAAACCGATGCAGTCGCCGATTATCTTTGTTTCTGACCAAAACCGGACCTCTGCGGCCGCCCAACACTTGGTAACCACGGCGAGCCGATCCGGAGGGTCAGTGGCGATGCACATTGACGTTCTAACTGATGGGGAGATTCAGTACCAAAAAAACGGCAATGTAAAGGCCAAACAGCCGATTATTGAGGTGAACTTTAGTGATCGAAGTAAAACTACCCGGGAACAAGCTAAGGCCTTAAATAGCATCCTCCGGCACTTAAACCGGAAGTATCAATACGAACAGTACGATGCGATTGGCTTTGGCTCCGGGAGTTTGGCAGTCTTTACCAACGCGACCCACTATGGTTTTGAACGCAACCGGATGCGTTTGAAACACTTTGTGTCGGTAGCGGGTCCTTACCAGGGAGTGAAGCTGAACGTACCACCGGTTAAACCGGGGCAACCAGCTCCTGTTAATAACCAAGCTCCCGCTAACCGGCAAAATGGGAATCGGCCTAATCAGCAACGGATGAATAATTCCCAACGACCGGATCCTAATAATCAAGAACTAATGCGGGAACAAATTTTAGACCGCCAACAAGCGATTAACGATCGATATCCCACTTACGTTGAACTAAAGAAGGAGTCGAAAAAACTGGATCCCAATACCCAGGTCTTAAATATTTACGGGGCCGTGGACAAACAGAGTAATTCAGATGGACTTGTTCCAGCGTCGTCGGCGGCAGCCTTGAAGAATCTGGTTCCGTCCCAGAACTATGAATCACTGCGGTTAACCGGACCGATGGCAGATCACGCCCAAATTATTGATAATCAAGTTTCAGAGCGGATCATCAACCGGTTCTTATTTAATGATTAA
- a CDS encoding M13 family metallopeptidase yields the protein MAQADFPVNQAEIKDDLYDAVNGAWVKQATIPGDHSSVGGFMDLVDEIEKTLMHDSDALAAGDIPANTPELQEYVKFYQLAMDFKRRDQDGATPLKPRLDQIKQLTDYADLDAHLADWILKGFPVPFDFDIDADMKNAQVNALFAGSPSLFLPDKTYYEPDNPAYAQLMPIFTQMSEKLLQMAGYEADQARELVAEAKDFDAQIAPHVKSAEEAADISKTYNPFTTDELAASTTALDLKQAIQGLVGAVPEKIIVTEPEYFKHLNELLTPANFKKFQAWMLVKTVNGLAGALSEDFRQVGGQFSRALSGKKEAAKPAKAAFYLASGTFKHVVGDYYGKKYFGPKAKADVHHMVEKMIGIYEQRLANNDWLGADTKQMAIKKLNSLGIQVGYPDQLDPIYHQFHVDEAAGLVANLLHFNYLEAKDTFSKWNQPVEREKWEMSANTVNAYYHPFKNIIVFPAAILQAPFYSLEQSASANYGGIGAVIAHEISHAFDNNGSLFDEFGNMNNWWTKEDHEHFEGLAQKMITEFDGLPYAGGKVNGKLTVSENIADAGGLSCAEAAAKEEADADLYEFFTNWARIWRMKATPEYQHLLLTVDVHAPGPLRATVQVKNLDDFYTTFNVQPSDGMYLEPAKRVQIW from the coding sequence ATGGCACAAGCTGATTTTCCAGTAAACCAAGCAGAAATCAAAGACGACCTCTATGACGCTGTCAACGGTGCCTGGGTGAAACAGGCCACCATTCCCGGCGACCACTCCTCCGTGGGTGGCTTTATGGATCTAGTCGATGAGATTGAGAAGACGTTGATGCATGATTCCGACGCCTTAGCTGCCGGAGACATTCCAGCTAACACCCCCGAATTACAAGAATACGTAAAGTTCTACCAACTGGCGATGGACTTTAAGCGACGGGATCAGGACGGAGCCACACCGTTAAAACCCCGCTTAGACCAGATTAAACAACTGACTGACTATGCAGACCTTGATGCTCACCTAGCTGACTGGATTCTCAAGGGCTTCCCCGTTCCCTTCGACTTTGACATCGACGCGGACATGAAGAATGCGCAGGTTAACGCCCTCTTTGCTGGAAGTCCCAGTCTCTTCTTACCAGACAAGACGTACTACGAACCAGATAACCCGGCCTACGCCCAATTAATGCCAATTTTTACCCAAATGAGTGAAAAACTGCTCCAGATGGCCGGTTATGAAGCAGACCAGGCACGCGAGCTCGTAGCAGAGGCGAAGGACTTTGATGCTCAGATTGCCCCCCACGTGAAATCAGCGGAAGAAGCAGCTGACATTAGTAAGACCTACAATCCGTTCACAACGGACGAACTGGCTGCCTCAACTACGGCCCTAGATTTAAAACAAGCCATCCAAGGCCTGGTGGGAGCCGTCCCCGAAAAAATCATCGTGACGGAACCAGAATACTTCAAACACCTAAACGAATTGCTTACCCCCGCCAACTTTAAAAAGTTCCAAGCCTGGATGTTAGTAAAGACGGTTAACGGCTTAGCCGGAGCCCTCTCAGAGGACTTTCGTCAGGTTGGTGGTCAATTTAGCAGGGCTCTGTCCGGGAAAAAGGAAGCCGCTAAACCAGCTAAAGCAGCCTTTTATCTCGCCTCTGGAACCTTCAAACACGTCGTGGGTGACTACTACGGCAAGAAATACTTTGGTCCCAAAGCCAAGGCGGATGTCCACCACATGGTCGAAAAGATGATTGGCATCTACGAACAACGGTTGGCCAACAACGACTGGCTCGGTGCTGACACCAAGCAAATGGCCATTAAGAAGTTGAACAGTTTGGGCATTCAAGTTGGTTATCCCGACCAATTGGATCCCATCTACCACCAATTCCACGTTGATGAAGCAGCTGGTTTAGTCGCCAACTTATTACACTTCAACTACCTAGAAGCTAAAGACACCTTCTCAAAGTGGAACCAACCAGTCGAACGAGAAAAGTGGGAAATGAGCGCCAACACCGTTAATGCTTACTACCATCCGTTCAAAAACATCATTGTCTTTCCAGCGGCCATCCTGCAGGCTCCGTTCTACAGCTTGGAACAGTCTGCCAGTGCTAACTACGGAGGGATTGGAGCGGTAATTGCCCACGAAATCTCCCACGCCTTTGATAACAACGGTTCCCTCTTTGATGAATTTGGGAACATGAACAACTGGTGGACCAAGGAAGACCACGAACACTTTGAGGGCTTGGCCCAAAAGATGATCACCGAATTCGATGGCTTACCATACGCCGGTGGTAAAGTGAACGGGAAGCTGACCGTCTCTGAAAACATCGCTGATGCCGGCGGTTTAAGCTGTGCCGAAGCGGCCGCTAAGGAAGAAGCCGATGCCGACCTCTACGAGTTCTTTACGAACTGGGCTCGGATTTGGCGAATGAAGGCCACCCCTGAGTACCAACACCTCCTCTTAACGGTGGACGTGCATGCTCCTGGTCCATTGCGGGCAACGGTCCAGGTTAAAAACCTCGATGACTTCTACACCACCTTTAACGTCCAACCAAGCGACGGTATGTACCTTGAACCAGCCAAACGTGTCCAAATTTGGTAA
- a CDS encoding glycine betaine ABC transporter substrate-binding protein: protein MLSACSITPKKYDANKPVGPQVHETITGIDAGAGIMASTQKAIPAYGLKQQNWQLQTSSTAAMCSQLEKSIKYKQPIVVTAWQPHWMFKKYPIKFLKDPKGIYGKSEQINTVARKGFQKDNPGAYKFFQQFKWNSNMMGDVMYENFKGADPQKTAKKFIKQHPKEVAKWTAGVPDGHGKKVRMTYVTWDDAIASTNVTAQILRDKGYNVTISAMEAQPEWASIARGSADVTTAAWLPVTSGPLYQKFKNQVEVVGVNCPGARVGLAVPKYMKNINSIEDLKK from the coding sequence ATGCTTTCTGCCTGCAGCATCACGCCGAAAAAATATGATGCTAATAAGCCGGTCGGTCCCCAAGTGCATGAAACTATCACCGGGATCGATGCCGGGGCCGGAATTATGGCTTCGACCCAAAAGGCCATCCCTGCTTATGGGTTAAAGCAACAAAACTGGCAACTGCAAACCAGTTCAACGGCTGCCATGTGTAGTCAACTGGAAAAATCGATTAAGTACAAACAACCAATCGTGGTCACCGCATGGCAACCCCACTGGATGTTTAAGAAATACCCAATTAAATTCTTGAAGGATCCCAAGGGCATTTACGGAAAGTCCGAACAAATTAACACGGTAGCTCGCAAGGGCTTCCAAAAGGACAATCCCGGCGCCTACAAGTTCTTCCAGCAGTTTAAGTGGAACTCCAACATGATGGGTGACGTCATGTACGAAAACTTCAAGGGGGCCGATCCGCAAAAGACGGCGAAGAAGTTCATCAAGCAACACCCTAAAGAGGTTGCTAAATGGACCGCCGGCGTTCCAGACGGACACGGAAAGAAAGTTCGGATGACCTACGTAACGTGGGATGATGCGATTGCCTCTACGAACGTGACCGCCCAAATCCTGCGTGACAAGGGTTACAACGTGACCATCTCGGCCATGGAAGCTCAACCAGAATGGGCTTCGATTGCCCGGGGTTCAGCCGACGTCACGACCGCTGCTTGGCTACCAGTTACCTCTGGTCCGCTATACCAGAAGTTCAAGAATCAAGTAGAAGTCGTGGGAGTTAACTGTCCTGGTGCTCGGGTTGGTCTAGCCGTACCGAAGTACATGAAGAACATTAACTCGATTGAAGACTTGAAAAAGTAA
- a CDS encoding ABC transporter permease: MNSFLTILSGIPAIPLAKWINAFVNWLTGFAGFFNALTAGIGAILDAIQWVLDLFPAWLFIILVLCLTWFILRKTKHWGFMIFEALGLGLIWNQGYWHEMTQTLTLVLATSLIIIVFGVPLGIWMAKSHTVNVIVRPILSFMQTMPAFVYLIPAVALFGIGMVPGVVASVIFSLPPIVSTTCLGIQQVPADLEEAAVSFGCTPWQKLFKVELPLARTTIVSGINQGMMLALSMVVIASMIGTLGLGSLVYFAVGRNDAGAGFAAGIAIVILAIILDRLSEGVSGSNQSHHK, encoded by the coding sequence ATGAATAGTTTTCTGACAATTTTAAGCGGCATTCCCGCCATCCCACTCGCTAAGTGGATTAATGCATTTGTGAACTGGCTGACTGGGTTTGCTGGCTTCTTTAATGCCTTAACGGCTGGAATTGGTGCCATCTTAGATGCCATTCAATGGGTCTTAGACCTCTTTCCCGCCTGGCTCTTTATCATTTTAGTTTTGTGCTTAACCTGGTTTATCCTCAGAAAAACTAAGCACTGGGGCTTCATGATTTTTGAAGCCTTAGGACTGGGCTTAATCTGGAACCAAGGTTACTGGCACGAAATGACCCAAACTTTAACGTTGGTGTTAGCAACGAGTTTAATCATCATCGTCTTTGGGGTGCCGTTGGGAATCTGGATGGCTAAGAGCCACACCGTCAACGTAATTGTACGTCCCATCCTTTCCTTCATGCAGACGATGCCGGCTTTCGTGTACCTGATTCCAGCCGTTGCTTTATTTGGAATTGGAATGGTACCTGGGGTCGTTGCTTCTGTCATCTTCTCGTTGCCACCAATCGTTAGCACGACCTGCCTGGGAATCCAACAAGTTCCCGCTGATTTAGAAGAAGCAGCGGTTTCCTTTGGATGTACCCCATGGCAAAAATTATTCAAAGTTGAATTACCATTGGCTCGGACTACGATTGTGTCCGGGATTAACCAAGGAATGATGTTGGCCCTTTCCATGGTTGTTATTGCTTCCATGATCGGAACTCTTGGCCTTGGTTCACTGGTTTACTTTGCCGTTGGTCGTAACGATGCTGGGGCTGGTTTCGCTGCCGGAATTGCCATCGTTATTCTCGCAATTATCCTCGATCGCTTGTCCGAAGGGGTTAGTGGTAGCAACCAATCCCACCACAAATAA
- a CDS encoding quaternary amine ABC transporter ATP-binding protein: MTENKEKIKVDHLTKIFGPHINKAQELLSEGKSKAEILAKTGSTVGVDNANFTINDNEIFVIMGLSGSGKSTMLRMFNRLIEPTLGTIYVDGQNIMQLDKKGLLELRRKKMSMVFQGFALLPDKTVLENAAFGLEVQGVAKEEREKKAHESLEMVGLNGYDNQYPSELSGGMQQRVGLARAITNDPDVLLMDEAFSALDPLNRRDMQDELIDLQHKLHKTIIFISHDLNEALRIGDRILMMHDGDVVQIDTPEDLLTHPKNDYVKKFIQNVDRSKILTAGNVMIHPNTINIEKDGPKLALRRMKEDHISSIFAVDDNQRLLGLLDADDVIKLIETQQRDMRPVLKKGLPTTSPDTPIADLFDKISKSPLPYAVVDEDGRLEGIILRSTILEAMSGSNSDDTEGGADNE; encoded by the coding sequence GTGACCGAAAACAAAGAAAAGATCAAAGTGGACCACTTAACCAAAATTTTTGGTCCCCACATCAATAAAGCACAAGAGCTTTTATCTGAAGGAAAAAGTAAGGCAGAAATCCTCGCCAAAACTGGAAGTACCGTTGGGGTTGATAACGCTAATTTCACCATTAATGACAACGAGATTTTCGTTATCATGGGTCTGTCTGGTTCTGGGAAGTCTACGATGCTTCGGATGTTTAACCGGCTCATCGAACCAACCCTTGGAACCATCTATGTCGATGGGCAAAACATTATGCAACTCGATAAGAAAGGTTTATTAGAGTTACGACGGAAGAAAATGAGCATGGTCTTTCAAGGCTTTGCCCTGTTACCCGACAAAACCGTGTTAGAAAACGCCGCCTTTGGCCTTGAAGTTCAAGGAGTTGCCAAGGAAGAACGGGAAAAGAAAGCCCACGAATCCTTGGAAATGGTGGGTCTAAATGGTTATGACAATCAGTACCCCAGTGAACTATCCGGTGGGATGCAACAGCGGGTCGGCTTAGCCCGGGCCATTACCAATGACCCCGATGTCCTTTTGATGGACGAAGCTTTCTCTGCCCTGGATCCGTTGAACCGGCGGGACATGCAAGATGAATTGATTGACCTGCAACACAAATTGCACAAGACGATCATCTTCATCAGTCACGATTTAAACGAAGCTCTCCGAATTGGGGATCGGATCCTCATGATGCACGACGGAGACGTGGTTCAAATCGATACCCCCGAAGATCTGTTAACGCATCCGAAGAACGACTACGTCAAGAAGTTCATTCAAAACGTGGACCGTTCCAAGATCTTGACGGCCGGCAACGTCATGATCCATCCAAACACGATCAACATCGAAAAGGACGGACCAAAGTTGGCCTTACGGCGGATGAAGGAAGACCACATCTCCAGTATCTTTGCTGTGGATGATAACCAACGCCTGCTCGGGTTGTTAGATGCAGACGACGTAATTAAGCTGATTGAAACCCAACAACGAGATATGCGCCCTGTCTTAAAGAAGGGCTTGCCAACCACTAGTCCAGATACTCCAATCGCCGACCTCTTCGACAAGATTTCGAAGTCTCCGTTGCCATACGCCGTAGTTGATGAAGACGGTCGCCTGGAAGGAATCATCCTTCGGAGTACCATTCTAGAAGCAATGTCTGGTTCAAACAGCGATGATACTGAAGGAGGCGCAGATAATGAATAG
- a CDS encoding VIT1/CCC1 transporter family protein: protein MKKKQKQSMDEKLNNLRAGVLGSNDGILTVVGVLFSVGVATTNPFTIFIAGLSDLLACAFSMAGGEYASVSSQRDTEESAVAAEKRLLETDYAGERQDVIDYYQSRGISAATATEIADDLLQKNPLQTLVSVKYDLQIGQYMSPWSAAFSSLVSAAAGGTLPLLAMTLLPAPIKWEGTIVAVIIAVALTGFLSAKLGNGLVKIAIIRNVIVGILTMFIHYFVGIMLDHFM from the coding sequence ATGAAAAAAAAGCAAAAACAATCAATGGATGAAAAACTCAATAATCTGCGGGCCGGGGTGCTTGGTTCTAACGATGGCATTTTAACCGTCGTAGGGGTGCTCTTCTCGGTGGGCGTAGCTACTACTAATCCATTCACGATCTTCATTGCCGGACTATCAGACCTCCTCGCCTGTGCCTTCTCCATGGCTGGGGGAGAATACGCTTCGGTTAGTTCCCAACGAGACACAGAAGAATCCGCGGTTGCCGCAGAAAAGCGGCTCTTAGAAACCGATTACGCCGGCGAACGCCAGGACGTCATCGATTACTACCAAAGTCGTGGCATTTCAGCAGCAACTGCAACCGAAATTGCTGATGATTTACTGCAAAAGAACCCATTACAAACGTTGGTCTCCGTTAAATACGATCTTCAAATTGGCCAGTACATGAGTCCGTGGTCCGCCGCCTTCTCTTCCTTAGTTTCTGCAGCGGCCGGTGGAACTTTACCCCTCCTGGCCATGACCCTGTTACCTGCTCCCATTAAATGGGAGGGAACAATCGTAGCCGTGATCATCGCCGTGGCCTTAACCGGATTCTTGAGTGCCAAACTGGGGAACGGTTTGGTTAAAATTGCCATCATCCGGAATGTCATCGTGGGAATCCTGACGATGTTCATTCACTACTTTGTCGGAATCATGTTGGATCACTTCATGTAA
- a CDS encoding VIT1/CCC1 transporter family protein, producing the protein MSDHKSKISLAQKINVLRASVMGANDGILSIAGIVLGVAGASTSNWAILISGLAGMLAGTVSMSMGEYVSVNSQKDSERQAIATVKTDLANNYQAEFNFVEDKYRQTGMNQALAYQATSEMMEEDALTTVVRERYAFDPSKFTSPYAAAIASLISFPLGSLLPLISIFVGPTNWHIVTTFTAVIIALAITGYLAAILSKANRFKAVLRNVISGVVTMSVTYLIGALVGLVD; encoded by the coding sequence ATGTCAGATCACAAATCAAAAATTTCTCTCGCCCAAAAGATTAACGTTTTACGGGCGAGTGTCATGGGTGCTAACGATGGAATCCTGTCCATCGCCGGAATCGTGTTAGGGGTGGCCGGCGCCTCCACCAGCAACTGGGCCATCCTGATCTCCGGTTTAGCTGGGATGTTAGCCGGAACCGTGTCCATGTCGATGGGCGAATATGTATCGGTAAACAGTCAAAAAGATTCCGAACGCCAGGCAATCGCGACCGTAAAAACCGATCTTGCCAACAACTACCAAGCTGAATTTAACTTCGTCGAGGACAAGTACCGCCAAACGGGGATGAATCAGGCCCTCGCCTACCAAGCAACTAGCGAAATGATGGAAGAAGACGCCCTGACTACCGTAGTGCGGGAACGCTACGCCTTTGATCCCAGCAAGTTCACGAGTCCATACGCAGCAGCAATCGCTTCATTAATTTCCTTTCCGCTCGGATCCCTGCTTCCTTTAATTTCAATCTTTGTGGGCCCTACAAACTGGCACATCGTTACCACTTTCACGGCCGTGATCATTGCCCTCGCAATCACCGGATACCTAGCTGCTATTTTGAGTAAGGCTAATCGCTTCAAAGCAGTTTTGCGCAACGTAATCTCTGGCGTGGTCACAATGTCAGTGACCTACCTCATCGGTGCGTTAGTCGGGTTAGTTGACTAG
- a CDS encoding DUF3290 family protein, whose translation MNLYSYQYLINNFSAVNYFYIGLIIVVAAIMLLTGYFYYRNQNDFRFRNLFILVSLVGALVIALQAGRFNEQRSSDSQTGQTVQVLKTLAQQKHVPINKVYASSNVLSDGMTVKLGKNFYLLHMNNDKTNYSVQKTRLVNPPKYINKGQFKFWGSYSNNGVDFGSVALKFIVGLIMIVLQINLSGKGNLAPSNALDQLQNYILGGIIGGVIYNSQITVMQFVAILLIWSIIVFAIKYLTSQSNILDTIINGAPQVLIYNGKINVKRSLKNGINANELTFKLRSNGVNDFSKVKNATLEQNGQLTVTTFDDDESQNYPLITDGQINLPAMKRFSLTEDEIKELLKQQHTTLKDVYLGQYQDHKLDLVIYPSNKKIL comes from the coding sequence GTGAACTTATATTCTTATCAATACCTCATTAACAACTTTAGTGCGGTTAACTACTTTTACATTGGCCTCATCATCGTGGTCGCAGCCATTATGCTATTAACTGGTTACTTTTACTACCGCAATCAAAATGACTTTCGGTTTCGTAACCTTTTCATTCTGGTTTCCCTGGTGGGAGCATTAGTGATTGCGTTACAAGCTGGTCGTTTTAACGAACAACGCAGTAGTGATAGCCAGACGGGTCAAACCGTCCAAGTCCTAAAGACCCTGGCCCAGCAAAAGCACGTGCCGATTAACAAGGTCTACGCCAGCAGCAACGTCCTAAGTGATGGGATGACCGTCAAACTTGGCAAGAATTTTTACTTGTTACACATGAATAATGACAAAACTAACTACAGCGTGCAAAAAACCCGGTTGGTAAATCCCCCGAAATACATTAACAAAGGCCAGTTCAAATTTTGGGGGAGCTACAGTAACAACGGGGTTGATTTTGGTTCCGTTGCCCTCAAATTCATCGTCGGATTAATCATGATTGTCTTACAGATTAACCTGTCTGGAAAGGGAAACCTGGCCCCTTCAAACGCCCTTGACCAACTGCAAAACTATATTCTGGGGGGAATTATCGGTGGGGTGATTTATAATTCCCAAATCACGGTAATGCAGTTCGTGGCCATTCTATTGATCTGGTCTATCATCGTCTTTGCCATTAAGTACCTAACCAGTCAAAGTAACATACTGGATACCATCATCAACGGAGCCCCGCAGGTTCTTATTTATAACGGTAAGATTAACGTTAAACGATCCCTTAAGAACGGAATTAACGCCAACGAACTCACCTTTAAGTTACGCAGTAACGGGGTTAATGATTTCAGCAAGGTTAAAAATGCCACACTGGAACAAAATGGTCAGCTGACCGTCACCACGTTTGATGATGATGAATCCCAGAACTATCCGTTGATTACTGACGGTCAAATTAACCTGCCGGCCATGAAACGGTTCAGCCTGACGGAAGACGAAATCAAAGAATTGCTAAAGCAACAGCACACCACGCTTAAAGACGTATACTTGGGTCAATACCAAGATCATAAATTAGATTTGGTCATATACCCATCTAACAAGAAAATTCTGTAA